In the genome of Rhodamnia argentea isolate NSW1041297 chromosome 3, ASM2092103v1, whole genome shotgun sequence, one region contains:
- the LOC115756373 gene encoding vestitone reductase-like: protein MEGNKGTVCVTGGTGFIASWLIMRLLEHGYSVRTTVRPDPDGRRDISFLKNLPGASERLRILTADLSDPESFDPAIQDCVGVFHVATPVDFEDREPEPVVTKRSIDGALGILRACLNSKTVKRVVYTSSASAVQLYNSRAEILDEDSWSDVKSLREMTRFGASYAISKTLTEKAVLEFGERHGLEVVTVVPPFVLGPFICPKFPGSVRTSLALVLGNENEYPILLDISFVHVDDVVRAHIFLFEHPDFKGRYICSSARMTIEEMSKFLSERYPECQMPSPESLKELKGPRFAGLSSRKLLDTGFEFKYGIEDMFDGAIQCCKEKGYL, encoded by the exons ATGGAGGGCAACAAAGGCACGGTGTGTGTGACAGGTGGTACCGGCTTCATAGCTTCATGGCTCATCATGCGGCTCCTCGAACACGGCTACTCGGTCCGGACCACCGTCAGACCCGACCCGG ATGGCAGAAGAGACATCAGTTTCCTGAAAAACCTACCAGGAGCATCAGAAAGGCTCCGAATCCTCACCGCCGACCTCAGCGACCCAGAGAGTTTCGACCCAGCCATCCAAGACTGTGTCGGGGTCTTCCACGTCGCCACCCCGGTGGACTTCGAGGACAGAGAGCCAGAGCCAGTCGTCACCAAAAGATCCATCGACGGAGCGTTAGGCATCCTGAGGGCCTGCCTGAACTCCAAGACGGTGAAGCGGGTCGTGTACACTTCGAGTGCATCCGCAGTTCAGCTCTACAACTCTAGGGCTGAAATACTGGATGAGGACTCTTGGAGCGATGTCAAGTCCCTCCGAGAAATGACGAGGTTCGGAGCTTCGTACGCGATCTCGAAGACATTGACTGAGAAGGCGGTTCTCGAGTTCGGAGAGAGGCATGGACTGGAAGTGGTGACGGTGGTTCCCCCGTTTGTTCTCGGGCCCTTCATTTGCCCCAAGTTCCCCGGATCCGTTCGGACTTCGCTGGCTTTGGTATTAG GCAATGAGAACGAGTACCCTATTCTTCTTGATATATCTTTCGTTCATGTGGACGATGTAGTGAGAGCACACATCTTCCTCTTCGAGCATCCCGACTTCAAGGGGCGGTACATATGTTCCTCAGCCAGGATGACCATCGAAGAGATGTCCAAGTTTCTCTCTGAAAGATACCCGGAGTGTCAGATGCCCTCTCCCGA GTCCTTGAAGGAACTGAAAGGCCCCAGATTTGCCGGCCTTTCGTCTAGGAAGCTGTTGGACACTGGCTTCGAGTTTAAGTATGGGATCGAGGACATGTTCGACGGAGCCATCCAATGCTGCAAAGAAAAGGGCTATCTCTAG